From Micromonospora nigra, one genomic window encodes:
- the lanKC gene encoding class III lanthionine synthetase LanKC yields the protein MDKRYDSYCAADPLFYDSLGSAVAQPTFEVARRPLPEGWRREPLDDWLIHAPAGERLPQQGWKVHVSATLANADRVLDAVWDYCVPRGLSFKFLRGPRTLLLRNSKYAARAASGKFVTVYPRDDAELELVCKELDELLAGETGPYILSDLRYGAGPVYVRYGGFAARYCHSPDGQVVPAVEDETGTLVPDRRDPVFHVPSWVTLPDFLAPHLAARNATSTDEMPYRIEKVIHFSNGGGLYVGRDLRTDTQLVFKEARPHAGLDADGTDAVTRLAREAAVLRQLADLPQVPRVHDEFTLGDHRFLALEFIEGRPLNKVLVDRYPLIDADATDDDRATYASWALDVHRQVDEIVRAIHARGLVYGDLHLFNIMLRPDGRVALVDFEVAAPVDGHRRPGLRNQGFAAPRDRTGPAVDHYALACLRLALFLPLTQLLRLAPAKAAHLADVIADAFPVPRSYLDAAVTEITGARKQPDDEQAAPAENVPSVDRDRLARAVLASATPERDDRLFPGDIEQFRSGGLNLAHGAAGVLYALHRSGAGRWPEHEQWLVRRATSPPSGTRCGFYDGLHGVAYALELLDRRQDALDVLDICLRESTTELDHSLANGLAGIALNLAELAGRTGEPALREAAWRVTDQLVNRLADDPGGDVSGGRHPYAGLLRGRTGPALLLVRLYELTGDPALLDHAATALRQDLRRCVVRPDGALEVNEGWRTMPYLGQGSVGIGLVLDQYLRHRHDDQFAEASAGVRRVARSPFYAQTGLFAGRAGIIAYLAAQPDDPELRPELDAQVRRLAWHALPYRDGTAFPGEQLLRLSMDLATGTAGVLLALAAARTGDLATLPFLAPLTGAPDSPATAGATLTPLGERR from the coding sequence GTGGACAAACGTTACGACAGCTACTGCGCTGCGGACCCGCTGTTCTACGACTCCCTCGGCAGCGCCGTCGCGCAGCCCACCTTCGAGGTGGCACGCCGGCCACTGCCCGAGGGTTGGCGACGGGAACCACTCGACGACTGGCTCATCCACGCCCCGGCCGGTGAACGCCTGCCGCAGCAGGGCTGGAAGGTGCACGTCTCGGCCACCCTCGCCAACGCCGACCGGGTGCTCGACGCCGTCTGGGACTACTGCGTCCCCCGCGGCCTGTCCTTCAAGTTCCTGCGCGGACCCCGCACCCTGCTGCTGCGCAACTCCAAGTACGCCGCCCGCGCCGCCAGCGGCAAGTTCGTCACCGTCTACCCCCGCGACGACGCCGAGCTGGAGCTGGTCTGCAAGGAGCTCGACGAGCTGCTCGCCGGCGAGACCGGCCCGTACATCCTCAGCGACCTGCGCTACGGCGCCGGGCCGGTGTACGTCCGCTACGGAGGCTTCGCCGCCCGGTACTGCCACTCGCCGGACGGCCAGGTGGTCCCGGCCGTCGAGGACGAGACCGGCACCCTGGTGCCGGACCGCCGCGACCCGGTCTTCCACGTACCGTCCTGGGTGACACTGCCCGACTTCCTCGCCCCGCACCTGGCCGCCCGCAACGCGACCAGCACCGACGAGATGCCGTACCGGATCGAGAAGGTCATCCACTTCTCCAACGGCGGTGGCCTGTACGTCGGACGCGACCTGCGCACCGACACCCAGCTCGTGTTCAAGGAGGCCCGACCGCACGCCGGCCTGGACGCCGACGGCACCGACGCCGTCACCCGGCTCGCCCGGGAGGCAGCCGTCCTGCGCCAGCTCGCCGACCTGCCGCAGGTGCCCCGGGTGCACGACGAGTTCACCCTCGGCGACCACCGGTTCCTCGCCCTGGAGTTCATCGAGGGCCGCCCCCTGAACAAGGTCCTGGTGGACCGTTACCCACTGATCGACGCCGACGCCACCGACGACGACCGTGCGACGTACGCGAGCTGGGCGCTGGACGTCCACCGTCAGGTCGACGAGATCGTCCGGGCGATCCACGCACGCGGCCTGGTCTACGGCGACCTGCACCTGTTCAACATCATGCTCCGCCCGGACGGCCGGGTCGCGCTGGTCGACTTCGAGGTCGCCGCGCCGGTCGACGGGCACCGCCGGCCGGGCCTGCGCAACCAGGGCTTCGCCGCACCCCGGGACCGGACCGGTCCGGCGGTCGACCACTACGCCCTGGCGTGCCTGCGGCTCGCGCTGTTCCTGCCGCTGACCCAACTGCTCCGTCTCGCCCCGGCCAAGGCGGCACACCTGGCCGACGTCATCGCCGACGCCTTCCCGGTGCCGAGGTCCTACCTGGACGCGGCGGTCACCGAGATCACCGGCGCGCGCAAACAACCCGACGACGAGCAGGCCGCACCCGCCGAGAACGTCCCGTCCGTCGACCGGGACCGGCTCGCCCGGGCCGTGCTCGCCAGTGCCACACCGGAGCGCGACGACCGGTTGTTCCCCGGTGACATCGAACAGTTCCGCAGCGGCGGGCTCAACCTCGCTCACGGCGCGGCCGGCGTGCTGTACGCGCTGCACCGCAGCGGCGCAGGCCGCTGGCCGGAACACGAGCAGTGGCTGGTCCGTCGGGCCACCTCACCCCCGTCGGGCACCCGGTGCGGCTTCTACGACGGCCTGCACGGCGTCGCGTACGCCCTGGAACTGCTGGACCGTCGGCAGGACGCGCTCGACGTGCTCGACATCTGCCTGCGCGAGTCGACGACCGAGCTGGACCACAGCCTGGCCAACGGACTGGCCGGCATCGCCCTCAACCTGGCCGAGCTGGCCGGGCGCACCGGGGAACCCGCACTGCGAGAGGCGGCCTGGCGGGTCACCGACCAACTGGTGAACCGGCTCGCCGACGATCCAGGTGGCGACGTCAGCGGCGGGCGGCATCCGTACGCCGGGCTGCTGCGGGGCCGCACCGGGCCGGCGCTGCTGCTGGTGCGACTGTACGAGCTGACCGGTGACCCGGCCCTGCTCGACCACGCCGCCACCGCGCTGCGGCAGGACCTGCGCCGCTGCGTGGTACGCCCCGACGGCGCACTCGAGGTCAACGAGGGCTGGCGGACCATGCCCTACCTGGGGCAGGGCAGCGTCGGTATCGGGCTCGTCCTCGACCAGTACCTGCGCCACCGCCATGACGACCAGTTCGCCGAGGCCAGCGCCGGGGTACGCCGCGTCGCACGATCACCGTTCTACGCGCAGACGGGCCTCTTCGCGGGGCGGGCCGGCATCATCGCCTACCTCGCCGCGCAGCCGGACGACCCGGAACTGCGACCCGAACTGGACGCGCAGGTCCGGCGCCTGGCCTGGCACGCGCTGCCCTACCGGGACGGCACCGCCTTCCCCGGCGAACAGTTGCTGCGGCTGTCCATGGACCTCGCCACGGGCACCGCGGGCGTGCTGCTGGCACTGGCCGCCGCCCGAACCGGCGACCTGGCGACCCTGCCCTTCCTCGCGCCCCTCACCGGCGCACCAGACTCCCCCGCGACGGCGGGGGCGACCCTGACCCCACTTGGTGAAAGGAGGTGA
- a CDS encoding diacylglycerol/lipid kinase family protein: MHAVTAADQPSGGPLPVGPVAVLANPTAGRGRHRDLLPQLLERLAAAGRPVRLLTADSPARAEAACHEAVTAGVGALVAVGGDGTVHRALQAVAGTAVPFGPVPAGTGNDFVGDTGFPADPLAAAEVIAAALREGRSRPVDLASMTGPGGVRRWYGAVLAAGFDAVVNERANRMRWPRGPRRYDLAILVELARLRPRRYTLRLDGQPHEVDAVLVAVGNCASYGGGMRICPDADPSDGLLDVVVGGRFDRRTLMRVKPRIYAGSHVTHPLVRSYRARTVELTAEGITTYADGERSLGLPVRITAMPGALRLLR, encoded by the coding sequence GTGCACGCCGTGACCGCAGCCGATCAGCCCTCCGGCGGCCCGCTCCCTGTCGGGCCCGTGGCCGTTCTCGCCAACCCCACCGCAGGGCGCGGCCGGCATCGCGACCTGCTGCCGCAGCTGCTGGAGCGGCTGGCCGCGGCCGGTCGACCGGTGCGGCTGTTGACGGCGGACAGCCCCGCGCGGGCCGAGGCGGCCTGCCACGAGGCGGTCACCGCCGGGGTCGGTGCGTTGGTCGCCGTGGGTGGCGACGGCACGGTGCACCGGGCGTTGCAGGCGGTCGCCGGGACGGCGGTGCCGTTCGGCCCGGTGCCGGCGGGCACCGGCAACGACTTCGTGGGTGACACCGGCTTCCCCGCCGACCCGCTCGCCGCGGCCGAGGTGATCGCCGCTGCCCTGCGGGAGGGCCGGAGCCGCCCGGTGGACCTCGCCTCGATGACCGGGCCGGGCGGCGTGCGGCGCTGGTACGGAGCGGTCCTCGCCGCCGGGTTCGACGCGGTCGTCAACGAGCGGGCCAACCGGATGCGCTGGCCGCGCGGGCCCCGCCGGTACGACCTGGCGATCCTGGTGGAGCTGGCCCGGCTGCGTCCACGTCGCTACACGCTGCGCCTGGACGGGCAGCCGCACGAGGTGGACGCCGTGCTGGTGGCGGTGGGCAACTGCGCCAGTTACGGCGGCGGCATGCGGATCTGCCCGGACGCCGATCCGAGCGACGGGTTGCTCGACGTGGTGGTGGGTGGGCGGTTCGACCGCCGTACCCTGATGCGGGTCAAGCCGCGCATCTACGCCGGCAGCCATGTGACGCATCCGCTGGTGCGCAGCTACCGGGCCCGCACCGTGGAACTGACCGCCGAGGGCATCACCACGTACGCCGACGGGGAACGGTCGCTGGGCCTGCCGGTGCGGATCACCGCGATGCCCGGTGCGCTGCGGCTGCTGCGCTGA
- a CDS encoding TetR/AcrR family transcriptional regulator produces MSAGELPARDRMVRTAAALLAEGGRDAVTTRAVSRVAAVQAPTIYRQFGDMRGLLDAAVSYGFAAYLHAQAAREPADDPVDALRRGWDMHVDFGVANPAFHTLMYGDPRPGVRPTAARVAADIFHDLVARVAAAGRLRVDVARAAGMVHAASCGTTLTLIQGGDPGLSPATREAVVAAVCADSPAARAVRPPDRAVRHAVALRAALPEVAGDLTAAERALLAEWLGRLTGAGPRPAEAGPRPAHPEH; encoded by the coding sequence ATGAGTGCCGGCGAGCTGCCCGCCCGGGACCGGATGGTCCGGACCGCCGCCGCGCTGCTCGCCGAGGGTGGCCGCGACGCGGTCACCACCCGCGCGGTGAGCCGGGTCGCCGCCGTGCAGGCACCCACCATCTACCGGCAGTTCGGCGACATGCGCGGACTGCTCGACGCCGCCGTCAGCTACGGCTTCGCCGCGTACCTGCACGCGCAGGCGGCCCGGGAACCCGCCGACGACCCGGTGGACGCCCTGCGCCGGGGCTGGGACATGCACGTCGACTTCGGGGTGGCCAACCCCGCCTTCCACACCCTGATGTACGGCGATCCGCGCCCCGGCGTACGACCCACCGCCGCCCGGGTGGCCGCGGACATCTTCCACGACCTCGTCGCCCGGGTCGCCGCGGCGGGCCGGCTCCGGGTCGACGTGGCCCGCGCCGCCGGGATGGTGCACGCGGCGAGCTGCGGAACGACCCTCACCCTCATCCAGGGCGGCGACCCGGGCCTGTCCCCGGCCACCCGCGAGGCGGTGGTGGCGGCCGTCTGCGCCGACAGCCCCGCCGCCCGCGCGGTGCGCCCGCCCGACCGGGCGGTCCGGCACGCCGTCGCCCTGCGGGCCGCCCTGCCCGAGGTGGCCGGCGACCTGACCGCCGCCGAACGGGCACTGCTCGCCGAATGGCTCGGTCGGCTCACCGGAGCCGGGCCACGACCAGCGGAGGCAGGGCCACGACCAGCGCACCCGGAACACTGA
- a CDS encoding HAD family hydrolase, which translates to MRGVLFDFHGTLAQVEDPREWVLAAAAACGVPLERIRATSLADRLVTAGRAGGPLPARVPPRLAELWADRDLYEHAHRGAYTGLAATVDAGIDGFAEALYERVLLPEGWVPYPDTAATLAALRDAGVRVAVVSNIGFDIRPHFAAWGLADLVDAFVLSYEVGRCKPDPAIFWRACGMLGVDPEEALMVGDTPADAGAVAAGCAVLVLPAADAGRPNGLGAVLDLACGGPAGEAPITRS; encoded by the coding sequence GTGCGGGGGGTGCTGTTCGACTTCCACGGCACCCTCGCGCAGGTCGAGGATCCCCGCGAGTGGGTGCTGGCGGCTGCGGCGGCCTGCGGGGTGCCCCTGGAGCGGATACGCGCGACGTCCCTGGCCGACCGGTTGGTGACCGCCGGTCGGGCCGGCGGTCCGCTGCCGGCCCGGGTGCCGCCCCGCCTCGCGGAGCTGTGGGCCGACCGCGACCTGTACGAGCACGCCCACCGGGGCGCGTACACGGGGCTCGCCGCGACCGTCGACGCCGGGATCGACGGGTTCGCCGAGGCCCTGTACGAGCGGGTGCTGCTTCCCGAGGGCTGGGTGCCGTACCCGGACACGGCGGCGACGCTGGCCGCGCTGCGCGACGCCGGGGTACGGGTGGCGGTGGTCAGCAACATCGGTTTCGACATCCGGCCGCACTTCGCGGCGTGGGGACTCGCGGACCTGGTCGACGCGTTCGTCCTGTCGTACGAGGTGGGGCGCTGCAAGCCGGACCCGGCGATCTTCTGGCGGGCCTGCGGGATGCTCGGCGTCGACCCGGAGGAGGCGTTGATGGTCGGCGACACCCCGGCCGATGCGGGTGCCGTCGCGGCCGGTTGTGCGGTGCTGGTGCTGCCGGCCGCCGACGCGGGCCGGCCCAACGGCCTGGGGGCCGTCCTCGACCTGGCCTGCGGCGGTCCGGCCGGCGAGGCACCGATAACGCGATCATGA